A genomic region of Leptospira barantonii contains the following coding sequences:
- a CDS encoding OmpA family protein, with protein MRSFFRLIYSIFLIFLLPVSVAPQDSSALNKTQNSKISKPEKLRGSINTNLNEFGISLTDDGNILYFYSKRENSNYTDLYKSTRVGEEWTRGSEIEILNSNFDDQSPFILNKEEGILFSSNRDGAIEFQLSNGKIGVSRDLYFSKKVNSSWAEPAVLPRTVNTEEIEENPFLFNNRLYFTRYPFGQVAEADIFVSIYKNKTWEKATSLPDPINSAYSEIAATIGKDGKTIYFSSNRPGGFGGYDLYKSTMQENGDFSEPINLGPEINTAGDEAFYLEAGDGRTFYFCRRTGRDYDIYSNVVNPFQELEKGKSISLDSIHFALGSYEILENSFSILENLHSYLKENQNVRIKIIGHTDLNGDTQDNLILSRNRANSVKEYLIKKGIDSGRIATDGKGSSEPIVPQKNPDTDYKNRRTEFQILNP; from the coding sequence ATGCGTTCTTTTTTTCGTTTGATATATTCAATATTCTTAATCTTTCTTTTGCCGGTTTCGGTTGCTCCGCAAGATTCGTCGGCTTTGAACAAAACACAAAATTCCAAAATTTCAAAACCCGAAAAACTGAGAGGTTCTATCAATACGAATCTTAACGAATTCGGAATCAGTCTTACGGACGACGGAAACATTCTTTACTTCTATTCGAAACGGGAGAATTCCAATTACACCGATCTTTACAAATCGACTCGTGTGGGTGAGGAATGGACTCGAGGTTCGGAAATCGAAATCTTAAATTCCAACTTCGACGATCAAAGTCCTTTTATCCTAAACAAGGAGGAAGGAATTCTTTTTTCATCCAATCGGGACGGCGCTATAGAATTTCAATTATCGAACGGGAAGATCGGAGTTTCGCGAGATTTATACTTTTCTAAAAAAGTAAATTCTTCTTGGGCGGAGCCCGCCGTTCTTCCAAGAACCGTCAACACGGAAGAAATAGAAGAAAATCCGTTTCTGTTTAACAACCGTCTTTATTTTACTCGTTACCCTTTCGGACAAGTAGCCGAGGCGGATATCTTCGTATCGATTTACAAAAACAAAACTTGGGAAAAAGCGACAAGTTTGCCTGATCCGATTAACAGCGCTTATTCGGAAATTGCGGCGACGATCGGCAAAGACGGAAAAACGATTTATTTTTCATCCAATCGCCCCGGAGGTTTTGGCGGTTATGATTTGTATAAATCGACCATGCAGGAGAACGGAGATTTTTCAGAACCGATCAACTTAGGTCCCGAGATCAATACCGCCGGTGATGAAGCATTTTATCTGGAAGCCGGAGACGGAAGAACGTTTTACTTTTGCCGAAGAACCGGAAGGGATTACGATATTTATTCCAACGTCGTAAATCCGTTTCAGGAATTGGAAAAAGGAAAATCGATTTCACTCGATAGCATTCATTTTGCGTTGGGTTCGTATGAGATCCTTGAAAATTCTTTTTCGATTCTGGAGAATCTACATTCTTACCTGAAAGAAAATCAAAACGTGAGAATTAAGATCATAGGTCATACGGATCTCAACGGTGATACTCAGGATAATTTAATTCTAAGTCGCAATCGCGCAAATTCCGTGAAGGAATATCTGATCAAAAAAGGAATCGATTCCGGAAGAATCGCGACCGACGGCAAGGGAAGTTCGGAACCGATCGTTCCTCAAAAAAATCCGGATACGGATTATAAAAACCGAAGAACCGAGTTTCAGATTTTGAACCCTTAG